From the genome of Cytobacillus firmus, one region includes:
- the ltaE gene encoding low-specificity L-threonine aldolase — protein MIDLRSDTVTKPTEAMRKAAYEAEVGDDVYGEDPSINQLEETAAEVLGKEAALFVTSGTQGNQIAILTHCRPGNEIILEAESHIFYYESGAPSAFAGVQTRTINGSRGAMNPSDVEYAIRGEDQHFPETGLICLENTHNRAGGAVIPIDNMKEIHTIAKANNVPVHIDGARLFNAAAALNLPASELAKHCNTVQVCLSKGLGAPVGSILAGNRDFITAARKWRKRLGGGLRQAGILAAPGLIALTQMRERLAEDHENAQYLSQQLGQINGIEIVNQVDTNIIVADVKNLKMNSSEFVERLKAEGVLSGTFGPSYVRFVTHYDVNRNQLEQAITAIKKTADQII, from the coding sequence ATGATTGATTTAAGAAGCGATACAGTCACAAAGCCGACTGAAGCTATGAGAAAAGCGGCTTATGAAGCGGAAGTTGGAGATGATGTTTATGGAGAGGATCCTTCAATAAATCAACTGGAGGAGACAGCTGCTGAAGTGCTTGGAAAGGAAGCAGCTCTTTTTGTAACGAGCGGCACACAGGGAAACCAGATCGCCATTTTAACACATTGCCGACCGGGCAATGAAATTATTCTCGAAGCAGAAAGCCATATTTTTTATTATGAAAGCGGAGCTCCTTCTGCTTTTGCCGGCGTTCAGACGAGAACGATAAACGGGTCAAGAGGGGCAATGAATCCCTCGGATGTGGAGTATGCCATTAGGGGAGAGGATCAGCATTTTCCTGAAACAGGCTTGATTTGCCTTGAAAACACGCATAATAGAGCCGGTGGTGCCGTTATACCCATTGATAACATGAAAGAAATTCATACTATCGCAAAAGCAAATAACGTTCCTGTACATATAGATGGCGCAAGATTATTCAATGCCGCAGCAGCACTGAATCTCCCGGCTTCCGAATTAGCAAAGCATTGCAACACTGTCCAGGTATGCCTATCCAAAGGGCTTGGTGCTCCCGTCGGATCCATACTGGCAGGAAATAGAGATTTCATAACAGCCGCCAGAAAATGGCGCAAAAGACTCGGCGGGGGACTCCGCCAGGCAGGCATCCTAGCTGCCCCAGGCCTTATTGCATTAACACAAATGAGAGAACGCCTGGCAGAGGACCATGAAAATGCCCAATACCTTTCACAGCAGCTTGGCCAAATTAATGGCATTGAAATTGTAAACCAGGTGGATACGAATATTATTGTGGCAGATGTGAAAAATCTAAAGATGAATTCATCGGAATTTGTTGAAAGATTAAAAGCTGAAGGAGTTCTTTCAGGAACTTTCGGCCCTAGTTATGTGCGTTTTGTTACGCACTATGATGTGAACAGAAACCAGCTTGAACAGGCCATTACAGCGATTAAAAAAACAGCTGATCAAATCATTTAA
- the qoxD gene encoding cytochrome aa3 quinol oxidase subunit IV has protein sequence MEHHQSKSFPISHVIGFVVSLVLTFAAAGIALKTNLSFKVIMWIIGSLAVVQAGMQLFMFMHLREGEDGKTNLINMIYAVFMVIVIVVGSIWVLTSGHASH, from the coding sequence ATGGAACATCATCAATCAAAAAGCTTCCCGATAAGCCATGTCATTGGATTTGTTGTTTCCCTTGTGCTGACTTTTGCAGCAGCAGGAATTGCTTTAAAAACCAACCTTTCTTTTAAAGTGATCATGTGGATCATCGGCTCACTGGCTGTGGTTCAGGCAGGCATGCAGCTGTTCATGTTCATGCACTTAAGAGAAGGTGAAGACGGTAAGACGAACCTCATAAATATGATTTATGCCGTATTTATGGTAATTGTTATTGTAGTTGGTTCTATTTGGGTATTAACCTCTGGACATGCTTCACATTAA
- the qoxA gene encoding cytochrome aa3 quinol oxidase subunit II: protein MKKMLLSLTAILPMLILSGCNMVVFEPQGPVARSITELINWSLIWMLLVVVVVFGLFGYIVWKYREKPENKDYEPPEEHGSTLLEIIWTGIPILIVIALTIPTVKTLYALEEAPRGYEEKEPITIHVTSADWKWIFSYPEEGIETVNYVNIPEDRPVLFKMTSASTMQSFWVPALGGQKYTMPKMETELYLLADNPGSYEGQNTNFNGRGYADMKFEVLAQTQKDFDQWVEDVKDTAPKLTEKEYVGLLKPTHLGRLTYSNTHLEWVNHADPDSKAYTNPELYRGHGYQGKTFEEDDNYKNEKPNVIEGHGEDKGHDDSEENHGGDHHGH from the coding sequence ATGAAGAAAATGCTGCTCTCTTTAACAGCTATATTGCCGATGCTTATTCTCAGCGGCTGCAATATGGTTGTGTTTGAACCGCAGGGGCCTGTTGCAAGAAGCATTACCGAATTAATTAACTGGTCCCTGATCTGGATGCTTCTTGTTGTAGTAGTCGTATTTGGATTATTCGGCTACATCGTCTGGAAATATCGTGAGAAACCAGAAAATAAGGATTATGAACCGCCTGAGGAACATGGAAGCACACTCCTTGAAATTATCTGGACCGGGATTCCTATCTTAATTGTCATTGCGTTAACAATCCCGACCGTAAAAACACTTTATGCTCTTGAAGAAGCACCAAGAGGCTACGAAGAAAAAGAGCCAATTACGATACATGTAACATCTGCAGACTGGAAATGGATTTTCAGTTATCCAGAAGAAGGAATTGAGACGGTGAACTATGTCAATATTCCTGAGGATAGGCCTGTACTTTTCAAAATGACTTCTGCAAGCACCATGCAATCTTTCTGGGTGCCTGCACTTGGCGGACAAAAGTACACCATGCCGAAAATGGAAACAGAATTATATCTTCTTGCAGACAACCCTGGATCATATGAAGGTCAAAATACGAACTTTAACGGCCGCGGCTATGCGGATATGAAATTTGAAGTGCTCGCTCAAACCCAGAAAGATTTTGACCAATGGGTTGAAGATGTTAAGGATACAGCGCCTAAATTGACAGAGAAAGAATATGTAGGGCTGCTGAAGCCTACTCATCTAGGAAGGCTGACCTATTCAAATACTCATTTGGAATGGGTGAATCATGCCGATCCTGACTCTAAGGCATATACAAATCCTGAACTCTACAGAGGTCATGGATATCAGGGTAAGACATTCGAAGAAGACGATAATTATAAAAATGAGAAACCGAATGTAATTGAAGGTCATGGCGAAGATAAGGGCCATGATGACAGTGAAGAAAACCATGGAGGTGACCATCATGGGCATTAA
- the qoxC gene encoding cytochrome aa3 quinol oxidase subunit III translates to MSAKVDTSLPLEYQTEQDRMNILGFWVFLGAEIVLFATLFGVYGVLYERFAGGPTHKDIFVIKDVMIQTVLLLTSSFTMGIAIFEMRRHNLKGLITWLVITLALGAGFLFMEINEFIHYVHEGATMQTSAFLSSLFVLLGTHGAHVTLGIGWATMVIIQLLKRGLTPTTARKTFIIGLYWHFLDVVWIFIFTFVYLKGLVA, encoded by the coding sequence ATGTCAGCTAAAGTGGATACGTCTCTGCCGCTTGAATATCAAACTGAGCAGGACCGCATGAATATTCTCGGCTTCTGGGTTTTCCTTGGCGCTGAAATCGTCCTGTTTGCCACTCTGTTCGGAGTATATGGAGTTTTATATGAACGCTTTGCAGGAGGACCCACACATAAAGATATCTTTGTCATCAAGGATGTCATGATTCAGACAGTCCTCCTTCTGACAAGCAGCTTTACAATGGGCATTGCCATTTTTGAAATGCGCCGGCATAACCTTAAAGGGCTAATTACCTGGCTGGTGATTACCCTCGCTCTAGGCGCAGGCTTCCTCTTCATGGAGATTAATGAATTCATCCATTATGTCCATGAAGGTGCAACGATGCAAACAAGTGCATTCCTTTCCAGCTTATTTGTACTACTTGGGACACACGGAGCTCACGTAACTTTGGGAATCGGCTGGGCAACTATGGTCATCATTCAGCTTCTAAAAAGAGGCCTTACCCCTACTACAGCAAGAAAGACGTTTATTATCGGCCTTTACTGGCACTTCCTTGATGTAGTCTGGATCTTTATCTTCACATTTGTGTATCTGAAAGGACTGGTGGCTTAA
- a CDS encoding CAP domain-containing protein has product MLLKKNFLLGVFLILTLAACNNTQQGMDTGELTGDDLKEISQPNNVNVDRERRGAAPLELQKVNNGYLTIDPNSYSTATPSQDFPHSQLADDGGMPLYQFGEDNQQNQGMEGGQAEGRQFAQPFGQESQQPQAQTPPQEGPGQAPQGQGEQAPVAQNDDINNFESKVIQLTNAEREKNGLNALQSDKPLSGVAQAKSNDMQQKNYFSHTSPTYGSPFDMMRDFGVNYSTAGENIAMGQQTPEQVVQAWMESEGHRKNILNGTFTHIGVGYTDDGSYWTQMFIAK; this is encoded by the coding sequence ATGTTATTAAAGAAAAACTTTCTTCTTGGTGTTTTCCTTATTCTAACGCTTGCTGCATGTAATAATACTCAGCAGGGCATGGATACAGGGGAATTAACCGGTGATGACCTTAAAGAAATTAGCCAGCCTAATAATGTGAATGTGGACAGAGAAAGACGGGGAGCAGCTCCGCTTGAATTACAAAAAGTAAATAACGGGTACCTTACCATTGATCCCAACTCTTACAGCACTGCAACACCAAGTCAGGATTTCCCTCATAGCCAATTAGCTGATGATGGCGGCATGCCATTATACCAATTTGGAGAGGACAATCAGCAAAATCAGGGAATGGAAGGCGGACAGGCTGAAGGGCGTCAATTTGCTCAGCCGTTTGGACAAGAGAGCCAGCAGCCGCAAGCACAAACCCCTCCACAGGAAGGGCCTGGCCAGGCGCCTCAAGGACAAGGTGAACAGGCACCAGTTGCTCAAAATGATGACATAAACAACTTTGAATCTAAAGTAATCCAATTAACAAATGCAGAACGGGAGAAAAATGGGCTTAATGCATTACAATCAGATAAACCGCTAAGTGGTGTGGCACAGGCGAAATCAAATGATATGCAGCAGAAAAATTACTTTTCCCATACAAGTCCAACTTATGGTTCGCCATTTGACATGATGAGGGATTTTGGAGTCAATTACAGTACCGCAGGCGAAAATATTGCCATGGGGCAGCAGACTCCTGAACAAGTGGTACAAGCATGGATGGAAAGTGAAGGTCATCGGAAAAATATATTAAACGGCACCTTTACGCATATTGGTGTAGGATATACTGATGACGGATCTTATTGGACACAAATGTTCATAGCGAAATAA
- a CDS encoding MATE family efflux transporter, whose product MAQQDFTKGNILKQLLVFSTPIMLTNFLQVSYQFVDSLWVGNLLGADALGAVAVSGTVIFTVLSFIIGINNAALTILSQQKGGDHEEGLKRYLNAFTVIQTILSVVLGTAGFLLAERILALMGTPAGMAEGAASYLQINFIGILFLFGYNFIGTILRALGDSKNPLYFVLIAVVLNAILDPLFISVFKLGIEGAAYATIVSQGFAFIIGMIFILRKKLAPFTIPSWPHKEEAALIFKLGIPSGLQMTVISAGVMAIMSVVTSFGSDVVAGFGAAQRIDSIIMLPAMALGTAVNSMAGQNIGGNQWERVHQIALYGVIYNLGIMFLIALGTVLFAEHGVRLFIQDKESVHYGTEYLKIIAFFYPLLGINFVLNGVVRASGAMFQVLILNIISFWILRYPLTFLFSKFMGDKGIAAGMGVSFAISSFIAYMYYRIGKWDKQVIISEGK is encoded by the coding sequence ATGGCTCAGCAGGATTTTACAAAAGGAAACATACTCAAACAGCTGCTGGTGTTCTCAACTCCCATTATGCTCACTAATTTCCTGCAGGTTTCCTATCAATTTGTAGATAGTCTGTGGGTCGGGAATTTGCTGGGGGCTGATGCATTGGGAGCTGTCGCAGTTTCAGGCACTGTAATCTTTACAGTACTTTCTTTTATCATCGGCATAAACAATGCTGCGTTAACGATTTTATCCCAGCAGAAGGGGGGAGATCACGAAGAGGGGCTGAAAAGATATCTAAATGCTTTTACCGTCATTCAGACAATTTTGTCAGTTGTTCTAGGAACAGCCGGATTCCTGCTTGCTGAAAGGATTTTGGCCTTAATGGGCACACCTGCGGGAATGGCCGAAGGAGCAGCATCCTACCTGCAGATTAACTTTATTGGAATTCTGTTTTTATTTGGCTACAATTTTATAGGAACTATACTCAGAGCGCTTGGAGACAGCAAAAATCCTCTGTACTTTGTCCTGATAGCAGTCGTATTAAATGCAATACTCGATCCTCTTTTTATTTCTGTATTCAAGCTTGGTATTGAGGGGGCCGCATATGCAACAATCGTATCACAGGGCTTTGCATTTATAATCGGAATGATATTCATACTCCGCAAAAAGCTGGCACCATTCACTATTCCTTCTTGGCCGCATAAGGAGGAGGCAGCATTGATATTCAAGCTTGGCATCCCTTCAGGGCTCCAAATGACTGTCATATCGGCTGGTGTTATGGCCATTATGTCTGTCGTCACCTCCTTTGGCAGTGACGTGGTAGCGGGATTTGGTGCCGCACAGCGCATTGACAGCATCATTATGCTTCCTGCGATGGCATTGGGAACTGCAGTCAACAGTATGGCGGGTCAAAATATAGGGGGAAATCAATGGGAACGGGTGCATCAGATTGCGTTGTACGGAGTCATTTACAATCTTGGAATCATGTTTCTCATCGCCCTTGGGACGGTCTTATTTGCAGAACACGGGGTGCGCCTGTTTATCCAGGATAAAGAATCAGTTCACTACGGCACTGAATATTTAAAGATCATTGCCTTTTTTTATCCGCTTCTGGGCATTAATTTTGTATTGAATGGTGTGGTTAGAGCTTCTGGAGCGATGTTTCAAGTGCTGATACTGAATATCATTTCATTCTGGATCCTGCGCTATCCTTTAACATTTCTATTTTCTAAGTTTATGGGTGATAAAGGCATAGCTGCAGGTATGGGTGTCAGCTTTGCAATAAGCAGTTTCATCGCCTATATGTATTACCGCATCGGAAAGTGGGATAAACAGGTTATCATAAGCGAGGGAAAATAA
- a CDS encoding DMT family transporter, translating to MQDEGNKTNGFLLLILANMIWGGNFVIGRIGVDYFPPVLFSLMRWIIAFLLLTPFMTKQLKNDWKIIRKHMKILLLLAVTGIAGYNTVIYVALQYTTSINASVVNSTTPLFIAILAVFILREKLLAHQAAGIILSVFGIIFVISKGSFEVFLSWKINAGDLYVLAAVFMWALYSVIGKKYADVLPLLSAFYISVFLGILLLVPLSLVEYLWLQAAKPVFTLPSIGILLYVGFLASIMAFLSWNIGVHIIGAAKAGVFLNLLPVFAIIFALCFTHEKLYLYQIIGGGIVILGVVLSSRRTLRLRTHSQEDTFSA from the coding sequence TTGCAGGATGAAGGAAACAAAACGAACGGCTTTTTATTGCTGATATTAGCTAATATGATATGGGGAGGTAATTTTGTTATAGGGAGAATTGGTGTTGATTATTTTCCGCCTGTTCTTTTTTCCCTTATGCGCTGGATCATTGCCTTTCTTCTCTTAACTCCTTTTATGACAAAGCAGTTAAAAAATGATTGGAAAATTATAAGGAAGCATATGAAGATTCTTTTGCTTTTGGCCGTGACTGGTATTGCTGGTTACAATACAGTCATTTATGTGGCACTGCAATACACCACATCTATAAATGCGTCAGTCGTAAATAGTACAACTCCGCTTTTTATCGCCATTCTAGCCGTATTTATATTAAGAGAAAAGCTTTTGGCCCACCAGGCAGCAGGAATCATCCTGTCAGTCTTTGGGATTATATTTGTCATTTCAAAGGGATCGTTTGAAGTGTTTCTTTCATGGAAAATAAATGCCGGGGATCTTTACGTTTTGGCAGCGGTTTTTATGTGGGCTTTGTATTCTGTGATTGGCAAAAAATATGCAGACGTGCTGCCTTTGCTATCTGCTTTTTATATTTCAGTTTTTCTTGGCATTTTACTATTGGTACCCTTAAGCCTGGTTGAATATTTGTGGCTGCAGGCAGCAAAACCTGTCTTCACCCTTCCCTCTATAGGGATCTTGCTGTATGTTGGGTTTTTGGCTTCCATTATGGCTTTTCTTTCCTGGAATATTGGAGTTCACATAATCGGAGCAGCCAAAGCGGGGGTTTTTCTGAATCTGCTTCCTGTTTTCGCTATTATCTTCGCATTGTGTTTTACACATGAAAAATTGTATTTGTATCAGATAATTGGCGGGGGGATTGTGATTCTCGGTGTAGTCCTATCTTCCAGGAGAACTTTGCGATTAAGGACTCATTCACAAGAAGATACGTTTTCGGCCTAA
- the thiT gene encoding energy-coupled thiamine transporter ThiT, translating to MKKLSLTAMIEASFFAAFAIILDFLPSIKLSPSISISAAMIPIFILAFRWGFKVSFIAGLLWGILQIAMGDAWIATPIQAFIEYFVAFACIGFAGLFYGVIQNQLRAGNKKKALSWVVLAVFAGSLARYFWHFIAGVLFFGSYAPEGMSPVLFSFLANGATMLGAAILCSILAVLIISSAPRLIIKKSDERLQTQKNAS from the coding sequence ATGAAAAAATTAAGCCTGACGGCGATGATAGAGGCTTCATTTTTTGCTGCCTTTGCTATCATTCTTGATTTTCTGCCATCCATCAAGCTGTCGCCATCCATTTCCATATCTGCCGCGATGATTCCGATTTTCATTCTGGCTTTCAGGTGGGGCTTTAAGGTCAGCTTTATTGCAGGCCTCTTATGGGGGATTTTGCAGATTGCCATGGGGGATGCCTGGATTGCCACTCCGATACAGGCATTTATTGAGTATTTTGTGGCATTTGCCTGTATCGGGTTTGCCGGCTTGTTTTACGGCGTCATCCAAAATCAGCTGCGGGCAGGTAACAAGAAGAAGGCATTGTCATGGGTTGTCTTAGCCGTATTTGCCGGAAGCCTTGCCCGGTATTTCTGGCATTTCATAGCAGGTGTGCTTTTCTTCGGAAGCTATGCACCAGAAGGGATGTCTCCGGTTCTGTTTTCCTTCCTGGCAAACGGCGCAACCATGCTCGGAGCGGCAATTCTCTGCTCAATCCTGGCCGTATTAATTATTTCATCGGCACCGAGATTAATCATAAAAAAATCGGATGAAAGACTTCAAACTCAAAAGAATGCTTCCTAA
- a CDS encoding VOC family protein has product MSKSFIEQVHYIRIPVKELELSAQWYRDVLGLQLLNNTGKLAILKVNEGPFLLILVPTEDETFAHFTIDNEQEFSIGFTSPELSKFHQHLIDNQVKVEDIKEDNGHAFFHFYDLNGNKLQVHW; this is encoded by the coding sequence ATGAGTAAATCATTTATTGAACAAGTACATTATATTAGAATTCCTGTAAAAGAATTAGAACTGTCTGCCCAATGGTATAGAGATGTATTAGGACTCCAGTTACTAAACAATACTGGAAAACTTGCAATTTTAAAAGTAAATGAAGGGCCTTTCTTACTGATCTTAGTTCCTACCGAAGATGAAACTTTTGCTCATTTTACAATTGATAATGAACAAGAATTTAGCATTGGGTTTACAAGTCCAGAATTATCTAAATTTCATCAGCACTTAATTGATAATCAAGTTAAGGTCGAGGATATAAAAGAAGATAATGGTCATGCCTTTTTCCACTTTTATGACCTCAATGGCAATAAACTTCAAGTACATTGGTGA
- the qoxB gene encoding cytochrome aa3 quinol oxidase subunit I, translating to MGIKWDEFFITGDPLILGSQIAILLTMIGAVAGITYLKKWKYLWTEWLTTVDHKKIGIMYIISAVLMFFRGGMDGLLMKAQTSRPEMEFLNSQHYNEIFTTHGVIMILFMAMPFLIGLMNVVIPLQIGARDVAFPQLNALSFWLFFSGAMLFNISFVIGGSPDAGWTSYFPLAGKEFSPGIGNNYYAVALQIAGIGTLMTGINFIVTILKMRTKGMTLMKMPMFTWTTFVTSILIVAAFPIFTVALALMTFDRLYGTHFFTVSGGGMDMLWANLFWLWGHPEVYIVALPAFGIFSEVIATFSRKSLFGYKSMVFSILGIALLSMVVWVHHFYTMGSGPAVNSFFSITTMAIAIPTGVKMFNWLFTMRKGRIKITSAMLWALAFVPCFVIGGVTGVMLAMGAADYQYHNTLFLVAHFHYVLIPGVVFAVFAGLYYWWPKMFGFMLNEKLGKWHFWLFVIGFNVTFMPMFFLGLNGAVRRAYTYSAESGFAPLFMLSAIGSIVLAAGFAVFCYNIYWSIRYADRNISSDPWDARTLEWSTASPVQFYNFAKLPEVKSLDPFWHMKKKNEGLTLHDSEIEEIHMPSNSWVPIYMGVIFGIAGFLLVFEWHIAAAVAGIGIFAGLIIRSFDYNEGFHVSKEEIHRIENAWRKTEGEVHNHVS from the coding sequence ATGGGCATTAAATGGGATGAGTTTTTTATTACGGGAGATCCCCTTATACTAGGTTCCCAGATTGCCATTTTGCTGACAATGATTGGTGCAGTGGCAGGGATTACCTATCTGAAAAAATGGAAATACCTGTGGACAGAATGGCTGACTACAGTTGACCATAAAAAAATCGGTATTATGTATATCATCTCCGCCGTATTGATGTTTTTCCGCGGCGGGATGGACGGGTTGCTGATGAAAGCTCAGACATCACGTCCTGAAATGGAATTCCTGAATTCCCAGCATTACAATGAAATTTTCACAACACACGGTGTGATTATGATTCTTTTCATGGCGATGCCGTTTTTGATTGGTTTAATGAACGTTGTCATTCCGCTGCAGATCGGTGCGCGTGACGTTGCCTTCCCTCAGCTGAATGCTCTAAGCTTCTGGCTGTTCTTCAGCGGAGCTATGCTGTTCAATATTTCCTTCGTTATCGGAGGGTCACCTGATGCAGGATGGACTTCCTACTTCCCTCTTGCAGGCAAGGAATTCAGTCCGGGAATCGGTAATAACTATTATGCAGTTGCCCTTCAGATTGCCGGTATCGGTACATTAATGACAGGTATAAACTTTATCGTCACGATTTTGAAAATGAGAACAAAAGGCATGACACTGATGAAAATGCCGATGTTTACGTGGACTACTTTCGTAACATCCATTTTGATTGTGGCGGCTTTCCCAATTTTCACAGTCGCATTGGCATTGATGACGTTTGACCGTCTATATGGAACGCACTTCTTTACCGTATCCGGCGGAGGCATGGATATGCTTTGGGCTAACCTTTTCTGGCTATGGGGCCACCCTGAGGTATATATTGTTGCCCTTCCTGCTTTCGGGATATTCTCGGAAGTCATTGCAACTTTTTCAAGAAAATCATTGTTTGGATATAAATCGATGGTATTTTCCATCCTTGGAATTGCACTTCTAAGTATGGTTGTATGGGTTCACCATTTCTATACAATGGGTTCAGGACCTGCAGTTAACTCATTCTTCTCCATCACGACGATGGCGATTGCCATACCGACTGGAGTTAAGATGTTCAACTGGCTGTTTACGATGAGGAAAGGCCGCATAAAAATTACGTCTGCGATGCTTTGGGCACTTGCATTCGTTCCTTGCTTTGTCATCGGCGGGGTTACAGGCGTCATGCTGGCAATGGGTGCAGCGGATTATCAGTATCACAATACCTTATTCCTGGTTGCCCATTTCCACTATGTATTAATTCCGGGTGTTGTATTTGCGGTATTTGCAGGCCTGTACTACTGGTGGCCAAAAATGTTCGGCTTCATGCTGAATGAAAAACTCGGAAAATGGCATTTCTGGCTATTCGTTATCGGCTTTAACGTAACATTCATGCCTATGTTCTTCCTTGGATTAAACGGAGCTGTAAGACGTGCATACACATACTCTGCCGAATCAGGCTTTGCACCTTTATTCATGCTTTCGGCCATTGGTTCAATTGTTCTCGCAGCCGGATTCGCTGTCTTCTGCTATAACATTTACTGGAGCATCCGCTATGCGGACAGAAACATCTCAAGCGATCCATGGGATGCAAGAACACTGGAATGGTCTACTGCATCACCTGTTCAGTTCTATAACTTTGCGAAGCTGCCTGAAGTGAAATCTCTTGATCCATTCTGGCACATGAAGAAAAAGAATGAAGGATTAACTTTGCATGACAGTGAAATTGAAGAAATTCATATGCCAAGCAACTCATGGGTACCGATTTATATGGGTGTTATTTTTGGCATCGCAGGTTTCCTCCTTGTGTTTGAGTGGCACATCGCTGCGGCTGTTGCCGGTATTGGCATATTTGCCGGATTGATTATCCGTTCATTCGATTACAACGAAGGATTCCATGTTTCAAAAGAAGAAATTCACCGAATTGAAAACGCGTGGAGAAAAACAGAAGGAGAGGTGCACAATCATGTCAGCTAA